One segment of Pseudomonas asgharzadehiana DNA contains the following:
- a CDS encoding LpxL/LpxP family acyltransferase: MTDSTKHWADREERGSYWLMRLTAIAAKVLGRRVLSPVLYGIVLYFFLFGRTARQSAWQYQRRLAEWSERKELRPSHCSVFGQFMAFADALLDKLDVWNGKLRLEQIHINDPAQLRGQLRGERGQMLVGAHLGNLEVCRALAEIGEQVTMNVLVHTKHAERFNRLLGEAGATHLRLIQVSELDPATMLLLSQRLDDGEWLAIAGDRVPLHGGRTVRVDFLGHDAAFPQGPWLLAGLLKCPVNLLMCLKQQGRYHLTIEPFAPSIEWKRSTREQVIAQWTARYAARLGQFCLQAPQQWFNFYPFWKTDDDAS, translated from the coding sequence ATGACCGACAGCACCAAGCACTGGGCCGACCGCGAAGAGCGCGGCAGCTACTGGCTGATGAGGCTCACCGCCATCGCCGCCAAAGTTCTCGGCCGACGCGTGCTGAGCCCGGTGCTGTACGGCATCGTCTTGTACTTTTTCCTTTTTGGCCGCACGGCGCGCCAGAGCGCCTGGCAATACCAACGGCGCCTGGCCGAGTGGAGCGAGCGCAAGGAGTTGCGCCCGTCCCATTGCAGCGTCTTCGGCCAGTTCATGGCCTTCGCCGACGCCCTGCTCGACAAGCTCGACGTGTGGAACGGCAAGCTGCGCCTGGAACAGATCCACATCAACGACCCGGCGCAATTACGCGGGCAACTGCGCGGCGAGCGCGGGCAGATGCTGGTGGGCGCGCACTTGGGCAACCTCGAAGTGTGCCGCGCTCTGGCCGAGATTGGCGAACAAGTCACCATGAACGTGCTGGTGCACACCAAGCACGCCGAACGTTTCAACCGCTTGCTCGGTGAAGCCGGCGCGACCCATTTGCGCCTGATCCAGGTCAGCGAGCTGGACCCGGCCACCATGCTGCTGCTCAGCCAGCGCCTGGACGACGGCGAGTGGCTGGCCATTGCCGGCGACCGCGTACCGCTGCACGGCGGGCGCACGGTGCGCGTGGATTTCCTCGGCCATGACGCGGCATTTCCTCAAGGCCCGTGGCTGCTGGCGGGCCTGCTCAAATGCCCGGTGAACCTGCTCATGTGCCTCAAGCAGCAGGGCCGCTATCACTTGACTATTGAGCCGTTCGCGCCATCGATCGAATGGAAGCGCAGCACCCGCGAGCAGGTCATCGCTCAATGGACCGCGCGCTACGCCGCGCGCCTGGGCCAGTTCTGCCTGCAAGCGCCCCAACAATGGTTCAACTTTTACCCTTTCTGGAAGACCGATGACGACGCATCTTGA
- the fabG gene encoding 3-oxoacyl-ACP reductase FabG: MTESVLVTGSSRGIGRAIALRLAQAGHDIVLHCRSGRAEADAVQVEIEALGRRARVLQFDVADRTACKAILEADVEQHGAYYGVVLNAGLTRDGAFPALSEDDWDVVMRTNLDGFYNVLHPVMMPMIRRRAAGRIVCITSVSGLIGNRGQVNYSASKAGLIGAAKALAIELGKRKITVNCVAPGLIDTAMLDENVPVEELMKMIPAQRMGTPEEVAGAVNFLMSAEAGYITRQVLAVNGGLC; the protein is encoded by the coding sequence ATGACTGAATCCGTACTGGTCACCGGCTCCAGCCGTGGCATCGGCCGCGCCATCGCCCTGCGCCTGGCCCAGGCCGGGCATGACATCGTGCTGCATTGCCGCAGCGGCCGTGCCGAAGCCGACGCAGTACAGGTCGAAATCGAGGCCCTGGGACGCCGGGCGCGGGTGCTGCAATTCGACGTAGCGGACCGTACGGCCTGCAAGGCAATCCTTGAAGCCGATGTGGAGCAACACGGCGCCTACTATGGCGTGGTGCTCAACGCCGGCCTGACCCGCGACGGCGCGTTCCCGGCCTTGTCCGAAGACGATTGGGACGTCGTGATGCGCACCAACCTGGACGGCTTCTACAACGTGCTGCACCCGGTGATGATGCCGATGATCCGGCGCCGCGCCGCCGGGCGTATCGTGTGTATTACGTCGGTCTCGGGGCTGATCGGTAACCGTGGCCAGGTTAACTACAGTGCCTCCAAGGCCGGCCTGATCGGCGCCGCCAAGGCCTTGGCCATCGAACTGGGCAAGCGCAAGATCACCGTCAACTGCGTGGCACCGGGCTTGATCGATACCGCCATGCTGGATGAAAACGTACCGGTGGAAGAACTGATGAAGATGATCCCGGCGCAGCGCATGGGCACCCCGGAAGAAGTCGCCGGTGCGGTGAATTTCCTGATGTCGGCCGAAGCCGGCTATATCACTCGCCAGGTATTGGCCGTGAATGGGGGCCTGTGCTGA
- a CDS encoding outer membrane lipoprotein carrier protein LolA has protein sequence MRSPVGAGLLAKVVNDIAGYLTRCGALKSFASKPAPTVIGFMLLLSVSGTACAFDLQQLSDQLAKPSVIHGSFIQEKHLRALPQPLVSQGSFVLAKNHGLLWLLKTPLQQDYRISAQGIARRDANGWQLLPNKSAGAEQNRLFLAVLQGDSSGLQRDFELQLQGEATQWKLTLIPRSMLLKQVFNQINIDGGALVHTIELLETQGDSTLLRLQGSTADQPLSEAEQHDFAQ, from the coding sequence ATGAGATCCCCTGTGGGAGCGGGCTTGCTCGCGAAGGTCGTTAACGATATCGCTGGGTACCTGACACGCTGCGGCGCCCTCAAGTCCTTCGCGAGCAAGCCCGCTCCCACAGTGATCGGGTTTATGCTGTTGTTGAGCGTTTCAGGCACAGCATGCGCTTTTGACCTGCAACAACTCAGCGACCAGTTGGCAAAGCCTTCAGTGATCCACGGCAGTTTCATCCAGGAAAAACACCTGCGTGCCCTGCCGCAACCGCTGGTCAGCCAGGGCTCCTTCGTCCTCGCCAAAAACCACGGCCTGTTGTGGCTGCTCAAGACTCCGTTGCAGCAGGACTACCGCATCAGCGCCCAGGGCATTGCCCGTCGTGACGCCAATGGCTGGCAACTGCTGCCGAACAAGAGCGCCGGCGCCGAGCAGAATCGCTTGTTCCTCGCCGTGTTGCAGGGCGACAGCAGCGGCCTGCAGCGCGACTTCGAACTGCAACTGCAAGGCGAGGCCACGCAGTGGAAGCTCACGCTGATCCCCCGCTCTATGTTGCTCAAGCAGGTGTTCAACCAGATCAACATCGACGGTGGCGCCTTGGTGCACACCATCGAACTGCTGGAAACCCAGGGCGACAGCACCCTATTGCGCCTGCAAGGCAGCACCGCCGATCAACCGTTGAGTGAAGCGGAGCAACACGACTTTGCCCAGTGA
- a CDS encoding NAD(P)/FAD-dependent oxidoreductase has translation MPIVEMERRQVVVIGAGPSGAIAAALLKRKGHDVLIIERQHFPRFSIGESLLSHCIDFIEEAGMLDAVQAAGFQVKTGAAFAWGERYSAFDFSDTFSNGKPTTFQVQRGEFDKLLADQAAQQGVEIRYGETIVGVDFKGETRYLHVRRENGSEYHLKAKFVLDASGYGRVLPRLLDLEAPSNFPVRQAVFTHVEDRIEHPGFDRTKILITTHPTQRDIWFWTIPFSNGRCSVGVVAAKEHFDGRDADLDACLRGFIDETPSLSGVLHNAVWDTPARTIGGYSANVKALHGPGFALLGNAAEFLDPVFSSGVTIAMRSASMAAGLLDRQLKGQTVDWQTEFAAPLKRGVDTFRCYVEGWYAGTFQDVIFHPDSSPDIRRMISSILAGYAWDERNPFVSEPKRRLRMLSEICASEPV, from the coding sequence GTGCCCATAGTTGAAATGGAACGTCGCCAAGTGGTGGTGATCGGCGCCGGCCCGTCCGGAGCCATCGCCGCCGCGCTGCTGAAACGCAAAGGGCATGACGTATTGATCATCGAGCGCCAGCATTTCCCGCGGTTCTCGATCGGCGAAAGCCTGCTGTCCCACTGCATCGACTTTATTGAAGAAGCCGGCATGCTTGATGCCGTGCAGGCCGCCGGTTTCCAAGTGAAAACCGGCGCCGCGTTCGCCTGGGGCGAGCGCTACAGCGCCTTTGACTTCAGCGACACCTTCAGCAACGGCAAGCCGACCACCTTCCAGGTGCAGCGCGGCGAATTCGACAAGTTGCTGGCCGACCAGGCCGCACAGCAGGGCGTGGAGATCCGCTACGGCGAAACCATCGTCGGCGTGGATTTCAAGGGCGAAACCCGTTACCTGCACGTGCGTCGCGAGAACGGCAGCGAGTACCACCTCAAAGCCAAGTTCGTGCTCGACGCCAGCGGTTATGGCCGCGTGCTGCCGCGCTTGCTGGACCTGGAGGCGCCGTCGAACTTCCCGGTACGCCAGGCGGTGTTCACCCATGTCGAAGACCGCATCGAACACCCCGGTTTCGACCGCACCAAGATCCTGATCACCACCCACCCGACCCAACGCGATATCTGGTTCTGGACCATCCCCTTCAGCAACGGCCGCTGCTCGGTGGGCGTGGTGGCGGCCAAGGAACATTTCGACGGCCGCGACGCCGACCTTGACGCTTGCCTGCGTGGTTTTATCGACGAAACCCCAAGCCTGTCCGGCGTGCTGCACAACGCCGTGTGGGATACGCCGGCGCGCACCATCGGCGGCTACTCGGCCAATGTCAAAGCGTTGCACGGCCCAGGCTTTGCCTTGTTGGGCAATGCTGCGGAGTTCCTCGACCCGGTATTTTCATCCGGCGTGACCATCGCCATGCGCTCGGCGAGCATGGCGGCCGGCCTGCTGGACCGTCAGCTCAAAGGCCAGACCGTGGACTGGCAAACCGAGTTCGCCGCCCCCTTGAAGCGCGGCGTCGACACCTTCCGTTGCTACGTCGAAGGCTGGTATGCGGGCACGTTCCAGGACGTGATCTTCCACCCGGACAGTTCGCCGGATATTCGCCGCATGATCAGCTCGATCCTCGCCGGTTATGCGTGGGACGAACGCAACCCGTTTGTCAGCGAACCCAAGCGACGGTTGCGGATGTTGTCGGAAATCTGTGCGAGTGAACCGGTATGA
- a CDS encoding MMPL family transporter — MPSERLLPRLFLILLVAVLALAGWQWRHGAPLSANLMELVPGSTPDALELQAEQRVQEPLNREMLVLVGHADRQQAVAVAQQLGERWQASGLFEKVQWNLQADLPALREQLLRGRLAMLSAKDREQLIEHPDAFIQQRVQSLFDPFTGFSLVPSQEDWLGLTGRIQNSQPQRGAVQLDIGSGALIADADGKSWVLLRARTTGNAFDMKLPLQVADLLQASRAQAGQQGAQLLAASGLLYAANGQRQATREITWVGGGATVGILLLLLLAFRRWRVLLAFVPVLVGMLFGAVACVALFGRMHVMTLVLGSSLIGVAVDYPLHYLTKSWSLKPWRSWPALRLTLPGLSLSLATSCIGYLALAWTPFPALTQIAVFSAAGLVGAYLCAVCLLPALLKGVELRPAHWPLRIAECLWLLREALLKRVPSPVLLALVLLFCAGGLWQLNSKNDIRQWIGAPPQLLQEAQAVARITGFQPTSQFFLVRAENQQQLLERQRALSQRLDQLVNMDKLQGYLALNQLVNLPAEQQQLREALNALAQHWQPLLDLGVPASALQAEVAHLQALPTEDIDSALTGPLAEPWRTLWLGPVDGGVAAMVSLQGLNNPALLRVQAVDLPGVQLVDRLGDLNRVFADTQVSAAELKLMSCVLIVLLLILPFGFGGALRIVALPLLAALCSLASLGWLGQPLTLFSLFGLLLVTAISVDYAILMREQIGGAAVSLLGTLLAALTTWLSFGLLAVSSTPAVSNFGLSVSLGLAFSFMLAPWAGQRKYA; from the coding sequence TTGCCCAGTGAGCGTCTGTTGCCGCGCCTGTTCCTGATCCTGCTGGTGGCCGTGCTGGCCCTGGCCGGCTGGCAGTGGCGCCATGGCGCGCCGCTGTCGGCCAACCTGATGGAGCTGGTGCCGGGCAGCACGCCGGATGCCTTGGAACTGCAAGCCGAACAGCGCGTGCAAGAGCCGCTCAACCGCGAAATGCTGGTGCTGGTGGGGCACGCCGACCGCCAGCAAGCGGTGGCCGTGGCGCAGCAGTTGGGCGAGCGCTGGCAGGCCAGTGGCCTGTTTGAAAAGGTGCAGTGGAACCTGCAGGCCGACCTGCCGGCGCTGCGCGAACAATTGCTGCGCGGCCGCCTGGCAATGCTCTCGGCCAAGGACCGCGAGCAACTGATCGAACACCCCGACGCGTTTATCCAACAACGTGTGCAGTCGCTGTTTGACCCCTTCACCGGCTTCAGCCTGGTGCCGAGCCAGGAGGACTGGCTCGGCCTCACCGGGCGTATCCAGAACAGCCAGCCGCAACGCGGCGCGGTGCAGTTGGATATCGGCAGCGGCGCGTTGATCGCCGATGCCGACGGCAAAAGCTGGGTGCTGCTGCGCGCGCGCACCACCGGCAATGCCTTCGACATGAAACTGCCGCTGCAGGTGGCGGACTTGCTCCAGGCCAGCCGCGCACAGGCCGGCCAGCAGGGTGCGCAACTGCTGGCCGCCAGCGGCTTGCTGTATGCCGCCAACGGTCAACGGCAAGCCACCCGGGAAATCACCTGGGTCGGCGGCGGCGCGACCGTGGGCATCCTGTTATTGCTGTTACTGGCGTTCCGTCGTTGGCGGGTGTTGCTGGCCTTCGTGCCGGTGCTGGTGGGCATGCTGTTTGGCGCCGTGGCCTGCGTGGCGCTGTTTGGCCGTATGCATGTGATGACCCTGGTACTCGGCTCCAGCCTGATCGGCGTGGCGGTGGATTACCCGCTGCACTACCTGACAAAAAGCTGGAGCCTCAAGCCATGGCGCAGTTGGCCGGCGTTGCGCCTGACCCTGCCGGGGCTGAGCCTGAGCCTGGCGACCAGTTGCATCGGTTACCTGGCGCTGGCCTGGACGCCGTTCCCGGCGCTGACGCAAATCGCCGTGTTCTCTGCCGCAGGCCTGGTCGGGGCCTACCTGTGCGCCGTGTGCCTGTTGCCGGCGCTGCTCAAGGGCGTGGAGCTGCGCCCGGCGCACTGGCCACTGCGTATCGCCGAATGCCTGTGGCTGTTGCGTGAGGCCTTGCTCAAGCGTGTACCCAGCCCGGTGCTGCTGGCGCTGGTGCTGCTGTTTTGCGCCGGGGGCCTGTGGCAACTGAACAGCAAAAACGATATCCGCCAGTGGATCGGCGCGCCGCCGCAATTGCTGCAAGAGGCCCAGGCCGTGGCGCGCATCACCGGGTTCCAGCCCACCAGCCAGTTCTTCCTGGTGCGCGCCGAGAACCAACAACAGTTGCTGGAGCGCCAACGCGCCTTGAGCCAGCGTCTGGACCAACTGGTGAACATGGACAAGCTCCAGGGTTACCTGGCACTGAATCAACTGGTCAACCTGCCGGCCGAGCAGCAACAGCTGCGCGAGGCCCTGAACGCACTCGCGCAGCATTGGCAGCCGTTGCTGGACCTCGGCGTACCGGCGAGCGCCCTGCAAGCCGAAGTCGCGCACCTGCAAGCGCTGCCCACCGAAGACATCGACTCCGCGCTGACAGGGCCGTTGGCCGAACCCTGGCGCACCTTGTGGCTCGGCCCGGTGGATGGCGGCGTGGCGGCGATGGTCAGCCTGCAGGGCCTGAACAATCCGGCGCTGCTGCGTGTGCAGGCGGTGGACTTGCCCGGCGTGCAGTTAGTCGACCGCCTCGGCGACTTGAACCGCGTATTTGCCGACACACAGGTCAGCGCCGCCGAATTGAAACTGATGTCGTGTGTACTGATCGTGCTGTTGCTGATCTTGCCGTTCGGCTTCGGGGGTGCCTTGCGCATCGTCGCCCTGCCGTTGCTGGCCGCGCTGTGCAGCCTGGCCAGCCTCGGTTGGCTGGGCCAGCCGCTGACGTTGTTCAGCCTGTTTGGTTTGCTGCTGGTCACGGCGATCAGCGTCGATTACGCGATCCTGATGCGCGAACAGATCGGCGGCGCTGCTGTCAGCCTGTTGGGTACACTGCTGGCGGCGCTGACGACCTGGTTGTCGTTTGGCCTGCTGGCCGTATCCAGTACGCCCGCGGTGAGTAATTTCGGCCTATCGGTCAGCCTGGGCCTGGCCTTCAGCTTTATGCTGGCGCCCTGGGCCGGCCAGCGCAAATACGCCTAA
- a CDS encoding acyl-CoA thioesterase: protein MRSQGVLHSDTEILVPFFDVDTMNVVWHGHYVKYLEVARCALLDKIGHNYTAMLEAGYAWPVIDMQLRYVRGAIFGQTINVRASLVEWENRLKVNYLITDLASGERLTRASTVQVAVEMASREMQLASPKIFTDAVERALK from the coding sequence ATGCGTAGCCAAGGCGTATTGCACAGCGACACCGAAATCCTCGTGCCGTTTTTCGACGTCGACACCATGAACGTGGTCTGGCACGGGCATTACGTGAAGTACCTGGAAGTGGCGCGTTGCGCGCTGCTGGACAAGATCGGCCACAACTACACGGCCATGCTCGAAGCCGGCTACGCCTGGCCGGTGATCGACATGCAACTGCGCTATGTGCGCGGGGCGATCTTTGGCCAGACCATCAACGTGCGCGCCAGCCTGGTGGAATGGGAGAACCGCTTGAAGGTCAACTACCTGATTACCGACCTGGCCAGCGGCGAGCGCTTGACCCGCGCCAGCACCGTGCAAGTGGCCGTGGAAATGGCCAGCCGCGAGATGCAGTTGGCCTCGCCCAAAATATTTACAGACGCCGTAGAGAGAGCCTTGAAATGA
- a CDS encoding hotdog family protein: protein MTHWPLAELLPHAGDMILIDHVLSFDDEQIHTRTTVKPGGLFNQADGSLPAWVGVELMAQSVAAYAGCHARQKGEAVELGFLLGTRKFECNVAHFPAGAELTIHGLRSLEDDNGMGVFECHLTGIGIQASARLNVFRPPQAANYLAESKDETP, encoded by the coding sequence ATGACCCACTGGCCACTCGCCGAACTGCTGCCTCACGCCGGCGACATGATTCTGATCGACCACGTGCTGTCGTTCGATGACGAGCAGATCCACACCCGCACCACCGTCAAGCCTGGCGGCCTGTTCAACCAGGCCGACGGCAGCCTGCCGGCGTGGGTCGGCGTTGAGTTGATGGCGCAAAGTGTCGCCGCCTACGCCGGTTGCCACGCACGTCAAAAGGGCGAAGCGGTGGAACTGGGGTTCCTGCTGGGCACACGTAAGTTTGAATGCAACGTGGCGCACTTCCCTGCCGGCGCCGAGTTGACCATCCACGGTTTGCGCTCCCTGGAAGACGACAACGGCATGGGTGTGTTCGAATGCCACCTTACCGGAATCGGCATCCAGGCCAGCGCCCGTTTGAACGTATTTCGACCGCCCCAGGCGGCCAACTATTTAGCTGAATCGAAGGACGAAACGCCATGA
- a CDS encoding beta-ketoacyl-[acyl-carrier-protein] synthase family protein: MSAYLNALGVICALGRGQAEVSRSLFAGDCSGMRAESGWVPERVLPVAGVQGELAAIPLELGQQSSRNNQLLLEAALQVEQPIRQAIHTYGASRVGIVLGTSTSGIDEASRGIAEYLRDRQFPGDYDYQQQELSAPANFLADWLQLSGPAYVISTACTSSARALLSAQRLLDLGVCDAVICGGVDSLCKLTLNGFSALEAVSSERCNPFSANRDGINIGEAAVLFLMTRAPGPIALLGGGASCDAHHISAPEPTGKGALQAMRKALASAGLVPEQIGYLNLHGTATQHNDAMESLAVASLFPDGVACSSTKPMSGHTLGAAGALEAAFCWLSLAHGRVPPHVWDGQPDPALPALQWARRGDTLEKPCLMSNSFAFGGNNISLIIGEAP, encoded by the coding sequence ATGAGCGCTTACCTGAATGCCCTTGGGGTGATTTGCGCCCTCGGCCGGGGCCAGGCCGAAGTGAGCCGCAGCCTGTTTGCCGGCGATTGCTCCGGCATGCGCGCCGAAAGTGGCTGGGTGCCGGAACGCGTGTTGCCAGTGGCGGGCGTGCAGGGCGAGTTGGCGGCCATCCCGCTGGAGCTCGGCCAACAGAGCAGCCGCAATAACCAGTTGCTGCTGGAGGCGGCGTTGCAGGTCGAACAGCCGATTCGCCAGGCGATCCACACCTACGGCGCCTCGCGGGTCGGCATCGTGCTGGGCACCAGCACCTCGGGCATCGACGAAGCCAGCCGTGGCATCGCCGAGTACCTGCGCGATCGGCAATTCCCCGGCGACTACGACTATCAGCAACAGGAACTCAGCGCGCCGGCGAACTTCCTCGCCGACTGGCTGCAATTGAGCGGCCCGGCCTATGTGATTTCCACCGCTTGCACCTCCAGCGCCCGCGCGCTGCTGAGTGCCCAACGCCTGCTCGACCTTGGCGTATGCGATGCGGTGATCTGCGGCGGCGTGGACAGCCTGTGCAAGCTGACCCTCAATGGCTTCAGTGCGCTGGAAGCGGTGTCGAGTGAACGTTGCAACCCGTTTTCGGCGAACCGCGATGGCATCAATATCGGCGAAGCGGCGGTGCTGTTTCTGATGACCCGGGCACCGGGCCCCATCGCTCTGCTCGGCGGCGGCGCCAGCTGCGACGCCCACCATATTTCCGCGCCCGAGCCCACCGGCAAAGGCGCATTGCAGGCAATGCGCAAGGCCCTGGCCAGTGCAGGGCTTGTGCCCGAGCAGATCGGCTACCTGAACCTGCATGGCACCGCCACCCAGCACAACGACGCGATGGAAAGCCTGGCCGTCGCCAGCCTCTTCCCCGATGGCGTCGCCTGCTCATCGACCAAACCCATGAGCGGCCATACCCTGGGCGCGGCCGGCGCATTGGAAGCTGCCTTCTGCTGGCTGAGTCTGGCCCACGGCCGCGTGCCGCCCCACGTGTGGGACGGCCAGCCCGACCCCGCGCTGCCTGCCTTGCAATGGGCGCGCCGCGGCGACACCCTGGAAAAACCTTGCCTGATGAGCAATTCATTTGCCTTCGGCGGCAACAACATCAGCCTGATTATCGGAGAGGCCCCATGA
- a CDS encoding class I SAM-dependent methyltransferase, whose amino-acid sequence MSAQYLSKNYVEETRFGFWFLRSHTWQHHVLRVAINDLRSLFTEPLPAAPVLLDAGCGQGKSFQYLQQVFAPQRLIGLDADPHSLALSKAEAARQGLEVELIGSDCATLNVPDASVDILFCHQTFHHLVEQHRALQEFYRVLKPGGYLLFAESTEAYIDTWVIRWLFRHPMHMQKSAEEYLGMLREQGFEFGPQNVSYPYLWWSRSTDFGLLERWGLRNPPPVGQREETLVNCVARKPLASATP is encoded by the coding sequence ATGAGCGCTCAATATTTGAGTAAAAACTACGTCGAAGAAACCCGATTCGGCTTCTGGTTCCTGCGCAGCCACACCTGGCAGCACCATGTGCTGCGCGTGGCGATCAATGACCTGCGCAGCTTGTTCACCGAGCCGCTGCCGGCAGCGCCGGTGCTGTTGGACGCCGGTTGCGGCCAGGGCAAGTCGTTTCAGTATTTGCAGCAGGTGTTCGCCCCCCAGCGCCTGATCGGCCTGGATGCCGACCCTCACAGCCTGGCACTGAGCAAGGCCGAAGCCGCACGCCAGGGCCTGGAAGTGGAGCTGATCGGCAGCGATTGCGCGACGCTCAACGTGCCGGATGCCAGCGTCGACATCCTGTTCTGCCACCAGACTTTCCATCATCTGGTTGAACAGCATCGCGCCCTGCAAGAGTTTTATCGGGTACTCAAGCCGGGCGGCTATCTGCTGTTCGCCGAATCCACCGAGGCCTATATCGACACCTGGGTGATCCGCTGGCTGTTCCGCCACCCCATGCATATGCAGAAAAGCGCCGAAGAGTACTTGGGGATGCTTCGCGAGCAGGGCTTTGAATTTGGCCCGCAGAACGTCTCGTACCCGTATTTGTGGTGGAGCCGCTCCACCGATTTCGGCCTGCTGGAGCGCTGGGGCCTGCGTAACCCGCCGCCGGTGGGCCAGCGGGAAGAAACCCTGGTCAACTGCGTGGCACGCAAACCCCTGGCGAGCGCCACGCCATGA
- a CDS encoding HAL/PAL/TAL family ammonia-lyase, translated as MTTHLEPVTFGERPLRIEDVLALANRQAPTQLQGDAAYRQRIAKGAQFLDSLLDKEGVIYGVTTGYGDSCVVAVPLQHVEALPRHLYTFHGCGLGKLLDAQATRAVLAARLQSLCHGVSGVRVELLERLHAFLEHDVLPLIPEEGSVGASGDLTPLSYVAATLSGEREVMFRGERRQAADVHRELGWTPLVLRPKEALALMNGTAVMTGLACLAFARADYLLQLATRITALNVVALQGNPEHFDERLFAAKPHPGQMQVAAWLRQDLAIDAPTAPLHRLQDRYSLRCAPHVLGVLADSLNWLRSFIEIELNSANDNPIIDAEEERVLHGGHFYGGHIAFAMDSLKTLVANVADLLDRQLALLVDVRYNHGLPSNLSGAPADRAMINHGFKAVQIGTSAWTAEALKNTMPASVFSRSTECHNQDKVSMGTIAARDAIRVLELTEQVAAATLLAANQGVWLRAQAADARPLPPALAAMHEALAKDFPPVIEDRALEGELRLCLQRIAEQHWRLHA; from the coding sequence ATGACGACGCATCTTGAGCCGGTAACCTTTGGCGAACGCCCCCTGCGCATCGAAGACGTGCTGGCCCTGGCCAACCGTCAGGCGCCCACGCAGTTGCAGGGCGATGCCGCGTATCGCCAGCGCATCGCCAAGGGCGCGCAGTTCCTCGACTCGCTGCTGGACAAGGAAGGCGTGATCTACGGCGTGACCACCGGCTACGGCGACTCGTGCGTGGTGGCCGTGCCGTTGCAGCACGTCGAAGCCTTGCCGCGCCACCTGTATACCTTCCACGGCTGTGGCCTGGGCAAGTTGCTCGATGCCCAAGCCACTCGCGCGGTGCTCGCCGCGCGGTTGCAGTCGCTGTGCCACGGCGTGTCCGGGGTGCGCGTGGAACTGCTGGAGCGCCTGCACGCGTTCCTGGAGCACGACGTACTGCCGCTGATCCCGGAAGAAGGCTCGGTGGGCGCCAGCGGTGATTTGACGCCGCTGTCCTATGTAGCCGCGACCCTGTCCGGCGAGCGCGAGGTAATGTTCCGTGGCGAACGCCGCCAGGCCGCCGATGTACATCGCGAACTGGGCTGGACCCCGCTGGTTTTGCGCCCCAAGGAAGCCCTGGCGCTGATGAACGGCACCGCTGTGATGACCGGCCTCGCCTGCCTGGCCTTCGCCCGCGCCGACTACCTGCTGCAACTGGCCACGCGCATCACCGCGCTCAACGTGGTGGCGCTGCAAGGCAACCCGGAACACTTCGACGAACGCCTGTTCGCCGCCAAACCGCATCCGGGGCAAATGCAAGTCGCCGCGTGGCTACGCCAGGACTTGGCCATCGACGCACCGACCGCGCCGCTGCACCGCCTGCAGGACCGCTACTCCCTGCGCTGCGCGCCCCATGTGCTTGGCGTGCTGGCCGACAGCCTGAACTGGCTGCGGTCCTTTATTGAGATCGAACTGAACAGCGCCAACGACAACCCGATCATCGACGCTGAAGAAGAGCGCGTGCTGCACGGCGGGCACTTCTACGGCGGGCATATCGCCTTTGCCATGGACAGCCTCAAGACCCTGGTGGCGAACGTCGCCGACCTGCTGGATCGCCAGCTCGCGCTGCTGGTGGACGTGCGCTACAACCACGGCCTGCCGAGCAACCTGTCCGGCGCCCCGGCCGACCGCGCAATGATCAACCACGGCTTCAAGGCCGTGCAGATCGGCACCAGTGCCTGGACCGCCGAGGCCCTTAAAAACACCATGCCGGCCAGCGTGTTCTCGCGCTCCACCGAGTGCCATAACCAGGACAAAGTCAGCATGGGCACCATCGCCGCCCGCGATGCGATCCGCGTGCTGGAACTGACCGAGCAGGTCGCCGCCGCCACTTTGCTCGCCGCCAACCAGGGCGTGTGGCTACGCGCCCAGGCCGCGGATGCACGCCCATTGCCGCCCGCACTGGCCGCAATGCACGAAGCGCTGGCCAAGGACTTCCCGCCGGTCATCGAAGACCGTGCCCTGGAAGGCGAACTGCGCCTGTGCCTGCAACGCATCGCCGAACAACACTGGAGGCTGCATGCGTAG